A genomic window from Cupriavidus basilensis includes:
- a CDS encoding ABC transporter ATP-binding protein has protein sequence MSKPTLVVEGLKTQFFTRGGVARAVDDVSFSVGRGEIMGLVGESGSGKSMTGYSIMGLIDPPGKVVDGRIELTSRDGVTRDLRNLTPAQMRDVRGNRIAMIFQDPMMTLNPVLRIDTQMIEAVLAHEKVDKAVARERSRNALARVGIPSPDERLRAYPHQFSGGMRQRVAIAIALLNKPDLIIADEPTTALDVTIQGQILYEMQKLCRESGTALIWITHDLSVVAGLADTVCVMYAGKIVEAGDVRQVLERPEHPYTHGLISSAPSRNPRGAPLRQIPGMTPSLLNLPAGCAFRERCTYATDVCKTAPPLDTAADGRRLRCFHPVLSQQEAA, from the coding sequence ATGAGCAAACCGACCCTTGTGGTGGAAGGCCTCAAAACCCAGTTTTTCACGCGCGGCGGCGTCGCGCGCGCGGTCGACGATGTCTCGTTCTCGGTTGGCCGCGGTGAGATCATGGGCCTGGTGGGCGAGTCCGGATCGGGCAAATCGATGACTGGCTACTCGATTATGGGACTGATCGATCCGCCCGGCAAAGTGGTGGATGGCCGCATCGAGCTGACCAGCCGCGACGGCGTCACGCGCGACCTGCGCAACCTCACGCCGGCGCAGATGCGCGATGTGCGCGGCAACCGCATCGCGATGATCTTCCAGGACCCGATGATGACGCTGAACCCGGTCCTGCGCATCGACACGCAGATGATCGAGGCCGTGCTGGCGCATGAAAAAGTCGACAAGGCGGTGGCGCGCGAGCGCTCCCGCAATGCGCTGGCCCGCGTCGGCATTCCTTCGCCGGACGAGCGCCTGCGCGCCTATCCCCACCAGTTCTCGGGCGGCATGCGCCAGCGCGTGGCGATTGCCATCGCGCTGCTCAACAAGCCCGACCTGATCATCGCCGATGAGCCCACCACCGCGCTGGACGTAACCATCCAGGGCCAGATCCTGTACGAGATGCAGAAGCTGTGCCGCGAGTCCGGCACCGCGCTGATCTGGATCACCCACGACCTGTCCGTGGTGGCCGGCCTGGCCGATACCGTGTGTGTGATGTACGCCGGCAAGATCGTCGAAGCCGGCGATGTGCGCCAGGTGCTGGAGCGGCCCGAGCATCCCTACACGCACGGCCTGATCAGCTCCGCGCCGTCGCGTAACCCGCGTGGCGCGCCGCTGCGGCAGATTCCCGGCATGACGCCATCGTTGCTGAACCTGCCGGCTGGTTGTGCCTTCCGTGAGCGCTGCACCTACGCCACCGATGTATGCAAGACCGCGCCGCCGCTCGACACTGCGGCAGACGGGCGCCGCCTGCGCTGCTTTCATCCGGTTCTCTCCCAGCAGGAGGCCGCATGA
- a CDS encoding ABC transporter permease translates to MTTATETTAAPPLAEQTPLRRFASQFLSSKIAVTGLTLLIVILLIALLAPWLSPQNPYDLATLDVLDARMAPGEQSGSGMTFLLGSDEQGRDILSAVMYGLRISIGVGVVSTVIALLLGATLGLIAGFLGGRVEAIIMRVADLQLSFPPILLALILLAFLRPGIGNIVIALVAVQWAYYARTTRSAALVERRKEYIEAATCLGLPPGRIMFRHLLPNCLPPLIVIAALQVASAITLEATLSFLGLGVPITEPSLGSLIANGQQYMLSGKYWISFFPGIALVVTIVAMNLVADQLRDVLNPRLQTQ, encoded by the coding sequence ATGACAACCGCAACCGAAACCACTGCGGCCCCGCCGCTAGCCGAGCAGACCCCGCTGCGGCGCTTCGCCAGCCAGTTCTTGTCGAGCAAGATCGCCGTGACCGGACTGACCTTGCTGATCGTCATCTTGCTGATCGCGCTGTTGGCGCCCTGGCTGTCGCCGCAGAACCCGTATGACCTTGCTACGCTCGATGTGCTCGATGCACGCATGGCCCCGGGCGAGCAGTCCGGCAGTGGCATGACATTCCTGCTTGGCTCGGACGAGCAGGGCCGCGACATTCTCTCGGCCGTGATGTACGGCCTGCGCATCAGCATTGGCGTGGGCGTGGTCAGCACCGTGATCGCGCTGCTGCTGGGTGCCACGCTCGGCCTGATCGCCGGTTTCCTGGGCGGCCGCGTCGAGGCCATCATCATGCGCGTGGCCGACCTGCAGCTGTCGTTCCCGCCCATCCTGCTGGCGTTGATCCTGCTGGCGTTCCTGCGGCCCGGCATCGGCAATATCGTGATCGCGCTGGTAGCGGTGCAGTGGGCTTACTACGCCCGCACCACCCGCAGCGCGGCGCTGGTGGAGCGGCGCAAGGAATATATCGAGGCCGCCACCTGCCTGGGCCTGCCGCCGGGGCGGATCATGTTCCGCCACCTGCTGCCCAACTGCCTGCCGCCACTGATCGTGATCGCGGCGCTGCAGGTGGCGTCCGCCATCACGCTGGAGGCCACGTTGTCCTTCCTCGGCCTGGGCGTGCCCATTACCGAGCCGTCGCTGGGCTCGCTGATCGCCAACGGACAGCAATACATGTTGTCCGGCAAGTACTGGATCAGCTTCTTCCCGGGTATCGCGCTGGTGGTCACCATCGTGGCCATGAACCTGGTCGCCGACCAGCTTCGCGATGTACTCAATCCGCGCCTGCAAACGCAGTAA
- a CDS encoding ABC transporter permease, which translates to MLVFIIRRLMQSVVVLFVMSLLVFLGVFAIGNPVDILINPQADQEDIKRTIAALGLDKPLWEQYWIFLRNALHGDLGTSFAHGTPALKLIFERMPATMELAVCAILLAVLLGIPLGLWAGLRPGGVAGKTIMGVSILGFSLPTFWVGLMLIMVFAVQLGWLPSNGRGETTSLLGIPVSFLTVDGLRHLLLPAVTLSLLNIAMVIRLTRAGTQEAMLMDYVKFARAKGLSNTRIVGVHVLKNIMIPIVTVIALQFGSIIAFAIVTESIFAWPGMGKLIIDSIQLLDRPVIVAYLMVIVTLFILINLLVDIIYSVLDPRVRIADNKG; encoded by the coding sequence ATGCTGGTTTTCATTATCCGGCGCTTGATGCAGAGCGTAGTCGTGCTCTTCGTCATGTCGCTATTGGTTTTCCTGGGCGTCTTTGCCATCGGCAACCCGGTCGATATCCTGATCAATCCTCAGGCCGACCAGGAAGACATCAAGCGCACCATCGCGGCGCTCGGACTCGACAAGCCCCTCTGGGAGCAATACTGGATCTTCCTGCGCAACGCGCTGCACGGGGACCTCGGCACCTCGTTCGCGCACGGCACGCCCGCGCTCAAGCTGATCTTCGAGCGCATGCCGGCCACCATGGAGCTGGCCGTGTGCGCCATCCTGCTGGCCGTGCTGCTCGGCATCCCGCTCGGGCTGTGGGCGGGCCTGCGTCCTGGCGGCGTGGCTGGCAAGACCATCATGGGTGTCTCCATCCTCGGCTTCTCGCTGCCCACCTTCTGGGTCGGGCTGATGCTGATCATGGTGTTCGCGGTGCAACTGGGCTGGCTGCCGTCCAACGGGCGCGGTGAAACCACCTCGCTGCTAGGCATCCCCGTCAGCTTCCTGACGGTGGACGGCCTGCGCCACTTGCTGCTGCCGGCGGTGACGCTGTCGCTGCTCAACATCGCCATGGTGATCCGTCTCACGCGGGCCGGCACGCAGGAAGCGATGCTGATGGACTACGTAAAGTTCGCGCGGGCCAAGGGCCTGTCGAATACGCGCATCGTGGGCGTGCATGTGCTCAAGAACATCATGATCCCCATCGTCACGGTGATTGCCCTGCAGTTCGGCTCGATCATCGCCTTTGCCATCGTGACCGAATCGATCTTCGCCTGGCCCGGCATGGGCAAGCTGATCATCGATTCCATCCAGTTGCTCGACCGGCCGGTCATCGTGGCCTACCTGATGGTGATCGTGACGTTGTTCATCCTGATCAACCTGCTGGTGGACATCATCTATAGCGTGCTCGATCCGCGCGTGCGTATCGCCGACAACAAGGGCTGA
- a CDS encoding ABC transporter substrate-binding protein: MSLRTCKKAFGAMVVTAAMSFGFASQAHAVDFKLAMSSPPTSMDPHFYNLFSNINVSEHMFECLVKMDADSKIIPGLAESWKLVNNLTWEFKIRKGVKFHDGSELTTDDIVWSLERPSTIQNSPGKFDVYTKAIINKKVIDKYTIQLTTNTPYPLMLNDLTSIFIVQKKATQGLTSDDFAQGKGMIGTGPFKFVSYARDDRVELVKNPDYWGPKPAWDKVTLRFIPNPATRMAALLSGDVQAIENVPTPDLPQVRKDPKLSFFSKISHRVIYLYTDDKKDKSPFVTTKEGAPMDKNPLKDARVRNAISMAINRQGIKDRLMEGLAEPTNNLVPPTLFGYNPNLKTVKYDPEGAKKLLAEAGYPNGFGITLHTPNNRYVNDEKIAQTIAQNLTRIGIATKVEGMPMATYSSKGIKHEFSFGLLGWGAQTGEVSSPLRALLACEDPKKGFGTTNWGEYCNPKMDVVLEKALATVDDGERSKLLQEATAIAINDGGIIPIHQQVTTWATQKGITYVPRTDERTYAHNFKPQ, from the coding sequence ATGTCCCTTCGCACATGCAAGAAGGCATTCGGTGCCATGGTGGTAACCGCGGCCATGAGCTTCGGTTTTGCCAGCCAGGCCCACGCGGTCGATTTCAAGCTGGCCATGAGTTCGCCCCCGACCTCGATGGATCCGCACTTCTACAACCTGTTCTCCAACATCAACGTCTCCGAGCACATGTTCGAGTGCCTGGTGAAGATGGATGCGGACAGCAAGATCATTCCCGGCCTGGCCGAGTCCTGGAAGCTGGTGAACAACCTGACCTGGGAATTCAAGATCCGCAAGGGCGTGAAATTCCACGACGGCTCGGAGCTCACCACCGACGATATCGTCTGGTCGCTCGAGCGTCCGTCCACTATCCAGAACAGCCCGGGCAAGTTCGACGTCTACACCAAGGCGATCATCAACAAGAAGGTGATCGACAAGTACACCATCCAGCTCACCACCAACACGCCGTATCCGCTGATGCTGAACGACCTGACGTCGATCTTCATCGTGCAGAAGAAGGCCACGCAGGGCCTGACCTCGGACGACTTTGCGCAAGGCAAGGGCATGATCGGCACCGGCCCCTTCAAGTTCGTCAGCTACGCGCGCGACGACCGGGTCGAACTGGTGAAGAACCCCGACTACTGGGGGCCCAAGCCCGCCTGGGACAAGGTGACGCTGCGCTTCATCCCGAACCCGGCGACCCGCATGGCAGCGCTGCTGTCCGGCGACGTGCAGGCGATCGAGAACGTGCCGACGCCGGACTTGCCGCAGGTGCGCAAGGATCCGAAGCTGTCCTTCTTCTCCAAGATCTCGCATCGCGTGATCTACCTGTACACCGATGACAAGAAAGACAAGTCGCCTTTTGTCACCACCAAGGAAGGCGCGCCAATGGACAAGAACCCGCTGAAGGATGCGCGCGTGCGCAATGCCATCAGCATGGCCATCAACCGCCAAGGCATCAAGGACCGCCTGATGGAAGGCCTCGCCGAGCCGACCAACAACCTGGTGCCGCCCACGCTGTTCGGCTACAACCCGAACCTGAAGACGGTCAAGTACGACCCGGAAGGCGCCAAGAAGCTGCTGGCCGAGGCGGGTTACCCGAACGGTTTCGGCATCACCCTGCACACGCCTAACAACCGCTACGTCAACGACGAGAAGATCGCCCAGACCATTGCACAGAACCTGACCCGCATCGGCATTGCGACCAAGGTCGAGGGCATGCCGATGGCGACCTATTCTTCCAAGGGTATCAAGCACGAATTCTCGTTCGGCTTGCTGGGCTGGGGCGCGCAAACCGGCGAAGTGAGCTCGCCGCTGCGCGCGCTGCTGGCGTGCGAGGATCCGAAGAAGGGCTTTGGCACGACCAACTGGGGCGAGTACTGCAATCCGAAGATGGACGTGGTGCTGGAAAAGGCGCTGGCCACCGTGGATGACGGCGAGCGTTCCAAGCTGCTGCAGGAAGCTACCGCGATCGCCATCAACGATGGCGGTATCATCCCGATCCACCAGCAGGTGACCACCTGGGCCACCCAGAAGGGCATCACATATGTGCCGCGTACCGACGAACGCACGTACGCGCACAATTTCAAGCCGCAGTGA
- a CDS encoding M20 aminoacylase family protein, translating into MTLIPEILQAQPEIRSIRRDIHAHPELCFKEERTSDVVAQNLAAWGIEVHRGLGTTGLVGVIRNGSSKRSIGLRADMDALPLQEANTFGHRSQHDGRMHACGHDGHTAMLLGAARYLAEHRNFDGTINLIFQPAEEGGGGAREMIKDGLFERFPCDAVFGMHNWPGMPAGSFGTTAGPLMASSNEFRIVVRGKGAHAALPHNGNDPVFTGAQIVSALQGIITRNKRPIDAAVISVTQFHGGDATNIVPDQVWIGGTVRTFTLPVLDLIERRMEEVSKAVASAFDCTVEFEFHRNYPPTVNSATETAFAVEVASELVGAGNVDGNIEPTMGAEDFSFMLLEKPGCYLFIGNGEGVHREAGHGLGPCMLHNPSYDFNDEILPVGSTFFVKLAEKWLAPA; encoded by the coding sequence ATGACACTCATCCCCGAAATTCTTCAGGCGCAGCCTGAAATCCGCAGCATCCGACGTGACATCCATGCCCATCCGGAGCTTTGCTTCAAGGAGGAACGGACCTCCGACGTGGTGGCGCAGAACCTCGCTGCCTGGGGCATCGAGGTCCATCGCGGCCTAGGCACCACTGGCCTGGTCGGCGTGATTCGCAACGGCAGCAGCAAGCGCAGCATCGGCCTGCGCGCCGACATGGATGCCCTGCCGCTGCAGGAGGCCAACACCTTCGGCCACCGCTCGCAGCACGACGGCCGCATGCATGCCTGCGGCCATGACGGCCACACGGCAATGCTGCTGGGTGCGGCACGCTATCTGGCCGAGCACCGGAATTTCGATGGCACCATCAACCTGATCTTCCAGCCGGCAGAAGAAGGCGGAGGCGGCGCGCGCGAGATGATCAAGGATGGCCTGTTCGAGCGCTTCCCGTGCGACGCCGTGTTTGGCATGCACAACTGGCCCGGCATGCCAGCTGGCAGCTTCGGCACCACCGCCGGCCCGTTGATGGCGTCGAGCAATGAATTCCGCATCGTCGTGCGCGGCAAGGGCGCGCATGCTGCGTTGCCGCACAACGGCAACGACCCGGTTTTCACCGGTGCGCAGATCGTGTCCGCGCTGCAGGGCATCATTACGCGCAACAAGCGCCCGATCGATGCCGCCGTGATCTCGGTCACGCAGTTCCATGGCGGCGATGCCACCAATATCGTGCCGGACCAGGTCTGGATCGGCGGCACGGTGCGCACTTTCACGCTGCCGGTGCTCGACCTGATCGAGCGCCGCATGGAGGAAGTCTCCAAGGCGGTTGCCAGCGCCTTCGATTGCACCGTTGAATTTGAGTTTCACCGCAACTATCCGCCCACCGTCAACAGCGCAACAGAAACCGCGTTCGCCGTCGAAGTGGCGAGCGAGCTGGTGGGCGCAGGCAATGTCGACGGCAATATCGAGCCGACCATGGGCGCCGAGGACTTCTCCTTCATGCTGCTGGAAAAGCCCGGGTGCTACCTGTTCATCGGCAATGGCGAAGGCGTACACCGCGAAGCCGGCCATGGCCTTGGTCCCTGCATGCTGCACAACCCCAGCTACGACTTCAACGACGAGATCCTGCCGGTCGGCTCGACCTTCTTCGTGAAGCTGGCGGAGAAGTGGCTCGCGCCGGCTTGA